One Mesorhizobium loti genomic window carries:
- a CDS encoding ABC transporter, translated as MSETSKAETGKAEALRIAGLDCFYREVQVLYGLDLVLNEGEVLCLFGRNGAGKTTTLKAIMGLVPSSAGSIKLAGQELTGLPAHEVPKAGVAYVPQGRRLFAEMTVAENIEIGLMARGKGKATRENVLDLFPLLRQRLRQRSGTLSGGEQQMLAMARALCLEPQVLLLDEPTEGLMPSMIAKIRETVSKLRDMGVSTILVEQRVDAVLSVADRVCFIENGRNRETVDVEELRADPSAVRRYVGVG; from the coding sequence ATGAGTGAGACAAGCAAGGCCGAGACGGGCAAGGCGGAAGCATTGCGGATCGCCGGACTCGACTGCTTCTACCGCGAGGTCCAGGTGCTTTACGGGCTCGACCTCGTGCTGAACGAGGGCGAGGTGCTGTGCCTGTTCGGCCGCAACGGCGCCGGCAAGACGACGACACTGAAGGCGATCATGGGCCTGGTTCCTTCAAGCGCCGGCTCGATCAAGCTCGCCGGCCAGGAATTGACCGGCCTGCCGGCGCATGAGGTGCCGAAGGCCGGCGTCGCCTATGTGCCGCAAGGCAGGCGGCTGTTCGCCGAGATGACGGTGGCGGAGAACATCGAGATCGGGCTGATGGCGCGCGGCAAGGGCAAGGCGACGCGGGAAAACGTCCTCGACCTCTTTCCATTGCTGCGCCAGCGGCTACGCCAGCGCTCGGGCACCTTGTCGGGCGGCGAGCAGCAGATGCTGGCGATGGCGCGCGCGCTCTGCCTCGAACCGCAAGTGCTGCTGCTCGACGAGCCGACCGAAGGGCTGATGCCGTCGATGATCGCAAAGATCCGCGAGACGGTGTCGAAGCTGCGCGACATGGGTGTCTCGACCATCCTGGTCGAACAGCGGGTCGATGCCGTGCTGTCTGTCGCCGACCGCGTATGCTTCATCGAAAATGGCCGCAATCGCGAGACGGTCGATGTCGAGGAATTGCGCGCCGACCCATCGGCGGTCAGGCGGTATGTGGGGGTGGGATGA
- a CDS encoding ABC transporter, whose protein sequence is MTPLLTTKGLSRHFGGLRAVDNVDFTLMPGEIRAVIGPNGAGKTTFVSLVSGRIQPSSGAIVFDGADITGQPAYVRVRQGIAYTFQITSVFANLSAYDNVALPVQRTLSDGRSKGAVRAGVMSALERTGLADRAHMPAGQLSYGHQRLLEVAMGLALKPRLLILDEPTQGLADSEIDNFITLVRDITSSATVLLIEHNMPVVMQLADRITVFNAGKILAEGTPEAIRDNAAVQEAYLGTAP, encoded by the coding sequence ATGACGCCGCTTTTGACCACCAAGGGCCTGTCGCGCCATTTCGGCGGCCTGCGCGCCGTCGACAATGTCGACTTCACCTTGATGCCGGGCGAGATCCGCGCTGTCATCGGCCCCAACGGGGCAGGGAAAACCACCTTCGTCAGCCTGGTCAGCGGCCGCATCCAGCCATCTTCGGGGGCGATCGTCTTCGACGGCGCCGACATCACCGGCCAGCCGGCCTATGTCAGGGTGCGCCAGGGCATTGCCTACACGTTCCAGATCACCAGCGTCTTCGCCAATCTCAGTGCCTATGACAATGTCGCGCTGCCGGTGCAGCGCACGCTGAGCGATGGCCGATCGAAAGGCGCGGTGCGTGCCGGCGTCATGTCGGCGCTCGAACGCACGGGCCTGGCCGACCGCGCCCATATGCCGGCCGGGCAGTTGTCCTATGGCCACCAGCGCCTGCTGGAGGTGGCGATGGGCCTGGCACTGAAGCCACGCCTGCTGATCCTCGACGAACCGACGCAAGGGCTGGCCGACTCTGAGATCGACAATTTCATCACGCTTGTACGTGACATCACCAGCAGCGCCACCGTGCTTCTGATCGAACATAACATGCCTGTCGTCATGCAGCTCGCCGACCGCATCACCGTCTTCAATGCCGGCAAGATTCTGGCCGAAGGCACGCCCGAGGCCATCCGCGACAACGCGGCGGTGCAGGAAGCCTATCTGGGGACCGCCCCATGA
- a CDS encoding ABC-type branched-chain amino acid transport system, permease component — translation MSEASPAKAYSLHLGVIALLFMLSFVLPDYYHGLLARIMVLAVFAMGYNMLFGYVGLLSLGHAMFFGAGLYGAGLTIIQLGWNVPLAFLGGIACGAVLALAIGLLALRTTGVAFMIVTMMFAQVFYLLILYFSTWTGGDQGQVVPQPARVLTFGATSFDLTNPTVRYMSALALFSIVLLITLAVVRSRYGRVLVAIRENEERTKMLGYDTFSNKLIAVVVSGTICAASGAAYALLFGYVGSSFASVQYSILPLLWVLLGGAATTLGPLIGTVFMYYVIDVTSGYTSAYLLIVGVALILLVLFFPKGILGSIRQRWLGWLP, via the coding sequence ATGAGCGAAGCGTCGCCGGCAAAGGCTTATTCCCTGCATCTCGGCGTCATCGCCCTGCTCTTCATGCTGAGCTTCGTGTTGCCGGACTATTATCACGGCCTGCTTGCCCGCATCATGGTGCTGGCGGTGTTCGCCATGGGCTACAACATGCTGTTCGGCTATGTCGGCCTGCTCAGCCTCGGCCATGCCATGTTCTTCGGCGCCGGGCTTTACGGCGCCGGCCTTACCATCATCCAGCTCGGCTGGAACGTGCCACTGGCCTTCCTCGGCGGGATTGCCTGCGGCGCGGTGCTGGCGCTGGCGATCGGCCTGCTGGCGCTACGCACCACGGGTGTCGCCTTCATGATCGTCACCATGATGTTCGCGCAGGTGTTCTATCTCTTGATCCTCTATTTCTCGACATGGACCGGCGGCGATCAGGGCCAGGTCGTGCCGCAGCCGGCGCGCGTCCTCACTTTCGGCGCGACCTCGTTCGACCTCACCAATCCTACGGTGCGCTACATGAGCGCGCTGGCGCTGTTCTCGATCGTGCTGCTGATCACGCTGGCCGTCGTCCGCTCCCGCTATGGCCGCGTGCTGGTCGCCATTCGTGAGAACGAAGAGCGGACGAAGATGCTGGGCTACGACACCTTCTCCAACAAGCTCATCGCCGTCGTCGTCTCCGGTACGATCTGTGCGGCCTCGGGTGCCGCCTATGCGCTGCTGTTTGGCTATGTCGGCTCAAGCTTCGCCTCAGTCCAGTACTCGATCCTGCCCCTGCTCTGGGTGCTGCTCGGCGGTGCCGCCACAACACTCGGACCGCTGATCGGCACGGTCTTCATGTACTATGTCATCGACGTCACCAGCGGCTACACCTCCGCCTACCTGCTGATCGTCGGCGTGGCGCTCATCCTGCTGGTCCTGTTTTTCCCGAAAGGCATCTTGGGCAGCATTCGCCAGCGCTGGCTCGGGTGGTTGCCATGA
- a CDS encoding inner-membrane translocator: protein MHFGPHLLLAALEGLVTSAVLALTALGLSLVFGVMRVVNVAHGEFFMLGAVLAWAISTAISGHPALGFLAALVIAPLIVGAIALVAERLVLRRLNYNPEATIVATIGMLYIIQQLALSFYGPEARPVEPPFSYRILLPWFGYSGYKLSIIAASALLLIATWLVLTRTRIGLVMRATQYDSETAQAFGIAVGRVYGGVFALGAMLAAIAAVLIVPISQAHYLMGQDPLLLSFIVVIIGGLGSLRGTVVAAVLIGLSDGIISMFFSPTLAKIIATLLVAMVLVFRPQGLFGTASR, encoded by the coding sequence ATGCACTTCGGTCCCCACCTCCTCCTCGCCGCCCTCGAAGGCCTCGTCACCTCCGCCGTACTGGCGCTGACCGCACTCGGGCTGTCGCTGGTGTTCGGTGTGATGCGGGTGGTCAATGTCGCGCATGGCGAGTTCTTCATGTTGGGCGCGGTGCTCGCCTGGGCGATCTCGACGGCGATATCGGGCCATCCGGCGCTCGGCTTCCTGGCGGCGCTGGTGATCGCGCCGCTGATCGTCGGCGCGATCGCGCTGGTCGCCGAGCGGCTGGTGCTGCGCCGGCTCAACTACAATCCGGAAGCCACCATCGTTGCCACGATCGGCATGCTCTACATCATCCAGCAACTGGCACTGAGCTTCTATGGCCCCGAGGCGCGGCCCGTGGAGCCACCGTTCAGCTACCGCATCCTTTTGCCGTGGTTCGGCTATTCCGGCTACAAGCTGTCGATCATTGCGGCTTCCGCGCTGCTCTTGATCGCGACATGGCTGGTGCTGACGCGCACCAGGATCGGCCTCGTCATGCGCGCCACGCAATATGACAGCGAGACGGCGCAGGCCTTCGGCATCGCGGTCGGCCGAGTCTATGGCGGCGTCTTCGCGCTTGGCGCGATGCTGGCGGCGATTGCCGCGGTGCTGATCGTGCCGATCAGCCAGGCGCATTATCTGATGGGGCAGGATCCGCTGCTCTTGTCCTTCATCGTCGTCATCATCGGCGGCCTCGGCTCGCTGCGCGGCACTGTCGTCGCCGCCGTGCTGATCGGCCTCTCCGACGGCATCATCTCGATGTTCTTCTCGCCGACCTTGGCCAAGATCATCGCCACGCTGCTGGTCGCCATGGTGCTGGTGTTCCGGCCGCAAGGCCTGTTCGGGACGGCATCGCGATGA
- a CDS encoding branched-chain amino acid ABC transporter substrate-binding protein produces the protein MADKNGFFDLSKTAFASKTGLTRRTALKGLAAGAGLAVAPGFVRYSQAQSSAPIKIGFQSHRTGIGAAYGRWYEKTTAAAVKAINAAGGINGRQVEVIIEDDGTDPGRGAEVVGKFATQHKTDIVYGTLFSHVVIGSAPAAGENKIPYFVVSEGHHVASTKLNRYVFQPGITDVKSQIQSMAPWIAANAGKKVTQIFPDFAFGYDHRDYLPPALKAQGADVIAQIAIPPTESSFTKYFPQIPPETEVIYHVMVGPAVLTFVKELGEFYGSNRPQLFGFIDSLEATDINSPGLEFLDGSHFWEGSPRYAQPDDSAAQKAYRTAVGIDDNGAAVGDPKDVSTAAHMFGCWETLYVVKKAMEDAGYKGPEDRAKLVEATEALTAFAEGPEHPQGAKTFNGKIHQCFGIQNISKVEGGKLKVVHKTKIEDGLYEAEGDYTTQAL, from the coding sequence ATGGCTGACAAGAACGGATTTTTCGACCTCTCCAAGACTGCCTTCGCCTCCAAGACTGGCCTCACCCGCCGCACCGCGCTGAAGGGCCTGGCCGCGGGCGCCGGCCTTGCCGTGGCGCCTGGTTTCGTCCGCTATTCCCAGGCGCAGAGTTCGGCGCCGATCAAGATCGGCTTCCAGTCGCACCGCACCGGTATCGGTGCCGCCTATGGCCGCTGGTACGAGAAGACCACCGCTGCCGCGGTCAAGGCGATCAACGCCGCCGGCGGCATCAATGGCCGCCAGGTCGAGGTCATCATCGAGGATGACGGCACCGATCCCGGCCGTGGTGCCGAAGTGGTCGGCAAGTTCGCCACCCAGCACAAGACCGACATCGTCTACGGCACGCTGTTCTCGCATGTCGTGATCGGCTCGGCGCCCGCCGCCGGCGAAAACAAGATCCCCTATTTCGTCGTCAGCGAAGGCCACCACGTCGCCTCGACCAAGCTCAACCGCTATGTCTTCCAGCCCGGCATCACCGACGTTAAGAGCCAGATCCAGTCGATGGCGCCATGGATCGCGGCCAATGCCGGCAAGAAGGTGACGCAGATCTTCCCGGATTTCGCCTTCGGCTACGACCACCGCGACTACCTGCCGCCGGCGCTGAAGGCGCAAGGCGCCGACGTCATCGCGCAGATCGCCATCCCGCCGACGGAATCCTCCTTCACCAAATATTTCCCGCAGATCCCGCCGGAGACCGAGGTGATCTACCATGTCATGGTCGGTCCGGCGGTGCTCACCTTCGTCAAGGAGCTCGGCGAGTTCTACGGTTCAAACCGGCCACAGCTGTTCGGCTTCATCGATTCGCTCGAAGCCACCGACATCAACAGCCCCGGCCTGGAATTCCTGGACGGCAGCCATTTCTGGGAAGGCTCGCCGCGCTACGCCCAGCCCGATGATAGCGCCGCGCAAAAGGCCTATCGCACCGCTGTCGGCATCGACGACAATGGCGCGGCGGTCGGCGACCCCAAGGACGTCTCCACCGCCGCGCACATGTTCGGCTGCTGGGAAACGCTCTACGTCGTCAAGAAGGCGATGGAAGACGCCGGCTACAAAGGCCCGGAAGACCGCGCCAAGCTGGTCGAGGCAACCGAGGCGCTGACTGCCTTCGCCGAAGGCCCCGAACATCCGCAGGGCGCGAAAACCTTCAACGGCAAGATCCACCAGTGCTTCGGCATCCAGAACATCTCCAAGGTCGAAGGCGGCAAGCTCAAGGTCGTGCACAAGACCAAGATCGAGGATGGGCTCTACGAGGCCGAGGGGGATTATACGACGCAGGCGCTTTAG
- a CDS encoding nicotinate phosphoribosyltransferase — MAKTDIARRVYNHTWKLDPIVRSLLDTDFYKLLMLQMIWGMYPKVDATFSLINRTTSVRLSDEIDEGELREQLDHARTLRFSKKEMIWLGGNNFYGRKQIFEPEFLAWLEGFRLPDYELSKRDGQYELTFPGPWMYTTLWEIPALAIINELRSRAAMRAFGPFALDVLYARAKAKMWAKTERLKALPGIRISDFGTRRRHSFLWQRWCVEALKEGIGEAFTGTSNVLLAMDNDLEALGTNAHELPMVFAALATSEKELKQAPYKVLQDWQRYYGGNLLIVLPDAFGTASFLRDAPDWVADWTGFRPDSAPPIEGGEKILSWWREKGKDPKQKLLIFSDGLEVETIEETYRHFKGKVRMSFGWGTNLTNDFEGCAPIETNSLDAISLVCKVTEANGRPAVKLSDNPAKATGDEEEIERYLRIFGQKDRVEQLVKV, encoded by the coding sequence ATGGCTAAGACCGATATTGCGCGGCGCGTCTACAACCACACCTGGAAGCTCGATCCGATCGTGCGCAGCTTGCTCGACACGGATTTCTACAAGCTTTTGATGCTGCAGATGATCTGGGGCATGTACCCCAAGGTCGATGCCACCTTCTCGCTGATCAACCGCACCACCTCGGTGCGCCTTTCCGACGAGATCGATGAGGGCGAACTGCGCGAACAGCTCGACCATGCCCGCACCTTGCGCTTCTCGAAAAAGGAGATGATCTGGCTGGGCGGCAACAATTTCTACGGCCGCAAGCAGATCTTCGAGCCGGAATTTTTGGCCTGGCTGGAAGGTTTCCGGCTGCCGGACTACGAACTGTCCAAGCGCGACGGCCAGTACGAACTGACCTTCCCCGGTCCCTGGATGTACACCACGCTGTGGGAGATCCCGGCGCTCGCCATCATCAACGAACTGCGATCCCGCGCGGCCATGCGCGCCTTCGGCCCCTTCGCGCTCGATGTGCTCTATGCCCGCGCCAAGGCCAAGATGTGGGCCAAGACCGAGCGGTTGAAGGCGCTGCCCGGCATCCGCATTTCCGACTTCGGCACACGCCGGCGCCATTCCTTCCTGTGGCAGCGCTGGTGCGTCGAGGCGCTGAAGGAAGGCATCGGCGAGGCCTTCACCGGCACCTCCAACGTGCTGCTAGCCATGGACAACGACCTCGAAGCGCTCGGCACCAACGCGCATGAACTGCCGATGGTGTTTGCGGCACTGGCCACTTCGGAGAAGGAGCTGAAACAGGCTCCCTACAAGGTGCTGCAGGACTGGCAGCGCTACTATGGCGGCAACCTTTTGATCGTGCTGCCCGACGCCTTCGGCACCGCCTCTTTCCTGCGCGACGCGCCGGACTGGGTGGCCGACTGGACCGGCTTCCGCCCCGACAGCGCGCCGCCGATCGAGGGCGGCGAGAAGATCCTGTCCTGGTGGCGCGAGAAGGGCAAGGACCCCAAGCAGAAGCTGCTGATCTTCTCCGACGGTCTCGAGGTGGAAACCATCGAGGAAACCTACCGCCACTTCAAGGGCAAGGTGCGCATGTCGTTCGGCTGGGGCACCAACCTCACCAATGATTTCGAAGGCTGCGCGCCGATCGAAACCAACAGCCTCGATGCCATATCGCTGGTCTGCAAGGTCACCGAGGCCAATGGCAGGCCGGCGGTGAAGCTTTCCGACAACCCCGCCAAGGCGACGGGGGACGAGGAAGAGATCGAGCGGTATCTTCGGATATTCGGGCAAAAGGATCGTGTGGAGCAACTGGTCAAGGTGTGA
- a CDS encoding transcriptional activator has protein sequence MAKRLPPLNPLRAFEATARHGSLTKAAGELNVTHGAISHQIKALEQSLGVKLFERVGQRVRLTPHGAELLPAVSTAFDGIAAATQRLTRPASSGALSVSCVPALLLLWMTPRLGSFTAQYPDIQLTLIPSNDPKDIRAPHIDVCVHYGNGSWADCWMRKWSGLELFPVVSPTLINNRPIRSVRDLADHVFLHGDDGREWHTWLAAADALDLERGRRHHLGDARMATEAAVHGHGVALGDSVTASALLARGMLVAPFSLSVPAVDEFYVVCRNEMRTTPIVQVFIDWLFAEKAGDDGRADAPVAGRIISRRKRPQLKVIGAKTAG, from the coding sequence ATGGCCAAGCGCCTGCCACCCCTGAACCCGCTGCGCGCCTTCGAGGCCACGGCGCGTCATGGCTCGCTGACCAAGGCGGCGGGTGAGCTGAATGTCACGCATGGCGCCATCAGCCACCAGATCAAGGCGCTGGAGCAGTCGCTCGGCGTCAAGCTGTTCGAGCGTGTCGGCCAGCGGGTCAGACTGACGCCGCATGGCGCGGAGCTGTTGCCGGCGGTGTCGACAGCCTTCGACGGCATCGCCGCCGCCACGCAGCGACTGACGCGGCCGGCCAGCAGCGGCGCGCTGTCGGTGTCCTGCGTACCGGCCTTGCTGCTCTTATGGATGACGCCGAGGCTCGGCAGCTTCACCGCGCAATATCCCGACATCCAGCTGACGCTCATTCCCTCCAACGATCCCAAGGATATCCGTGCGCCGCATATCGATGTCTGCGTGCACTATGGCAATGGCAGCTGGGCCGATTGCTGGATGCGAAAATGGTCGGGGCTTGAGCTGTTTCCCGTGGTCAGCCCGACCTTGATCAACAACCGGCCGATCCGCAGCGTCAGGGACCTGGCCGACCATGTCTTCCTGCATGGCGATGACGGCCGCGAATGGCACACCTGGCTGGCGGCCGCCGACGCGCTGGACCTCGAAAGGGGCCGCCGCCATCATCTGGGCGACGCGCGCATGGCGACGGAAGCCGCGGTGCACGGCCATGGCGTGGCGCTGGGCGATTCCGTCACCGCAAGCGCGTTGCTGGCCAGGGGCATGCTGGTCGCCCCGTTCAGCCTGTCGGTACCGGCGGTCGATGAATTCTATGTCGTCTGCCGCAACGAAATGCGGACGACGCCGATCGTGCAGGTGTTCATCGACTGGCTGTTCGCCGAGAAGGCCGGGGATGACGGCCGCGCCGACGCCCCGGTCGCCGGCCGTATCATCAGCCGCCGCAAGCGTCCGCAACTCAAGGTGATCGGCGCAAAGACCGCGGGCTGA
- a CDS encoding agmatinase: MGYDRGKLDALRRKYGESHGGEMFDPKFRKVADKIFSKSGTRLAPYSGIPTFLAAPYREIAAENPDFGDLQVAIIGVPMDLGVTNRPGSRFGPRALRAIERIGPYNHVLECAPTHELRVADIGDTPFRSRYRLETSHEDIERRTNQIVDAGVLPLSVGGDHSISHPILKAVGKKAPVGLIHIDAHCDTSGLFDMTKFHHGGPFRNAVLDGVLDPTRTIQIGIRGSAEYLWEFTYESGMTVVHAEEVTGMGIPAIIEKARKIVGDGPTYVSFDIDSVDPAFAPGTGTPEVGGLTTREVLELLRGLKGLNIVGGDVVEVAPQYDATTNTAHAGAQVLFEILSLMVFSPAITGKGA; encoded by the coding sequence ATGGGATACGATCGCGGCAAGCTCGACGCGTTGCGTCGCAAATATGGCGAGAGCCATGGCGGCGAGATGTTCGACCCGAAATTCCGCAAGGTCGCCGACAAGATCTTTTCCAAGTCGGGCACCAGGCTGGCGCCCTATTCCGGCATCCCGACCTTCCTCGCCGCGCCCTACCGCGAAATAGCGGCCGAAAATCCGGATTTCGGCGATTTGCAGGTAGCCATCATCGGCGTGCCGATGGATCTGGGCGTCACCAACCGGCCGGGCTCGCGCTTCGGGCCGCGGGCGCTGCGCGCCATCGAGCGCATCGGCCCCTACAATCACGTGCTGGAATGCGCGCCGACGCATGAGCTTCGCGTCGCCGACATTGGCGACACGCCGTTCCGCAGCCGCTACCGGCTGGAAACCAGCCATGAGGACATCGAGCGCCGCACCAACCAGATCGTCGATGCCGGCGTGCTTCCCCTCTCTGTCGGCGGCGACCATTCGATCAGCCATCCGATCCTGAAGGCTGTCGGCAAGAAGGCTCCGGTCGGCCTCATCCACATCGACGCCCATTGCGACACCAGCGGCCTGTTCGACATGACCAAGTTCCACCACGGCGGCCCGTTCCGCAACGCGGTGCTTGACGGCGTGCTCGACCCGACGCGGACCATCCAGATCGGCATCCGCGGCTCGGCCGAATACCTCTGGGAGTTCACCTATGAGTCGGGCATGACCGTGGTGCACGCCGAAGAGGTGACCGGGATGGGCATTCCGGCCATCATCGAGAAGGCGCGCAAGATCGTTGGCGATGGGCCGACCTACGTCTCCTTCGACATCGACAGCGTCGATCCGGCTTTCGCGCCGGGCACCGGCACGCCGGAAGTCGGCGGGCTGACCACACGTGAAGTGCTTGAGCTGCTGCGCGGCCTCAAGGGCCTCAACATTGTCGGCGGCGACGTCGTCGAGGTGGCGCCGCAATATGACGCCACAACCAACACCGCGCATGCCGGCGCCCAGGTGCTGTTCGAGATCCTGAGCCTGATGGTGTTCAGCCCGGCCATCACGGGCAAGGGCGCCTGA
- a CDS encoding amino acid ABC transporter substrate-binding protein, producing the protein MTIHSTLKSSIAAVLVLGAAGFGIATQAANADALADITKAGTINVGVFADFPPFSSASADMSLKGYDMDVAQYIADTLKVKLNPVAVTGQNRIPYLNDHRVDILMSVGYSKEREQVIDFAAAYAPYYIAVIGPAAMTVKGKEDLADKSIAVNRGTLEDTSLTEAAPASADIKRFDNYNSVIQAFISGQTQLMVVGNDVGAQVLAKQDALKPEQKFQLLTSPSHIGLNKNEDGLKKAVNDAIAKMLADGKLDESSKAWLKTPLNPDNLKD; encoded by the coding sequence ATGACAATCCACTCGACACTGAAATCATCCATTGCCGCCGTCCTGGTGCTCGGCGCCGCCGGCTTCGGCATCGCCACCCAGGCCGCCAATGCCGACGCGCTGGCTGACATCACCAAGGCCGGCACCATCAATGTCGGCGTCTTCGCCGACTTCCCGCCCTTCTCCTCGGCCAGTGCCGATATGAGCCTCAAGGGCTATGACATGGACGTCGCGCAATACATCGCCGACACGCTCAAGGTGAAGCTCAATCCCGTCGCCGTCACCGGCCAGAACCGCATCCCGTACCTGAACGACCATCGCGTCGACATTCTGATGAGCGTCGGCTACTCGAAGGAGCGCGAGCAGGTCATCGACTTCGCCGCCGCCTACGCGCCCTACTACATCGCGGTGATCGGTCCGGCGGCAATGACGGTCAAAGGCAAGGAAGACCTTGCCGACAAGTCGATCGCCGTCAATCGCGGCACGCTCGAGGACACCTCGCTCACCGAGGCCGCACCCGCCTCGGCCGACATCAAGCGCTTCGACAACTACAATTCGGTCATCCAGGCCTTCATCTCCGGCCAGACCCAACTGATGGTCGTCGGCAACGATGTCGGCGCCCAGGTGCTGGCCAAGCAGGATGCGCTGAAGCCGGAACAAAAATTCCAGCTGCTGACCTCGCCCTCGCATATCGGCCTCAACAAGAACGAGGATGGGTTGAAGAAGGCGGTCAACGACGCCATCGCCAAGATGCTGGCCGACGGCAAGCTGGACGAAAGCTCGAAGGCCTGGCTGAAGACGCCGCTCAACCCCGACAACCTCAAGGATTGA
- a CDS encoding amino acid ABC transporter permease, with translation MAFAWLPGALGDIAHGAVTTILLIAVTTLAGTLLSILGAAGRRNGPVLLRRAIAWYVEVMRNTPFLVQLFFIFFGLPSLGIRLDPLLAAMLAMTLNMAAYTIEIVGAGLDAVPGGQTEAALALGLRPRQVFIKIVLPQALKIIYPALTSQIVIMMLESAVVSQIAVRELTYEADMLQARTFRSFETYFVVTLVYLAMSMALRRLLVTGGRRVLGAGVS, from the coding sequence GTGGCCTTTGCCTGGCTCCCGGGTGCCTTGGGCGACATCGCGCATGGTGCGGTCACGACGATCCTGCTGATCGCCGTGACCACGCTGGCCGGGACGCTGCTCAGCATCCTCGGCGCCGCCGGACGGCGAAACGGCCCCGTGCTGCTACGCCGGGCCATCGCCTGGTATGTCGAGGTGATGCGCAACACGCCGTTCCTGGTGCAGCTGTTCTTCATCTTCTTCGGCCTGCCGAGCCTCGGTATCCGGCTCGACCCCCTCCTGGCCGCCATGCTGGCGATGACGCTCAACATGGCGGCCTATACGATCGAGATCGTCGGCGCCGGGCTTGATGCGGTGCCGGGCGGGCAGACGGAGGCAGCCCTGGCGCTGGGCTTGAGGCCCCGCCAGGTGTTCATCAAGATCGTGCTGCCGCAGGCGCTCAAGATCATCTATCCCGCTCTCACCAGCCAGATCGTCATCATGATGCTGGAATCGGCCGTTGTGTCGCAGATCGCGGTGCGCGAGCTGACCTATGAGGCCGACATGCTGCAGGCACGCACCTTCCGGTCCTTCGAGACCTATTTCGTCGTGACGCTGGTCTACCTCGCAATGTCGATGGCCTTGCGCCGGCTTCTGGTTACAGGCGGGCGCCGCGTGCTTGGAGCCGGCGTGTCATGA
- a CDS encoding ABC transporter permease — MIEFTLWDIVRNLLLATRWTVLLSLAAFIGGALVGMAVLFFRISKNKWSRRLASGYIALFQGTPLLMQLFLMFFGLPMLGLRIEPWTAAVLGLTFFASAYLAEIWRSGVDALPRGQWDAGASLGLHYLQELRLIILPQAFSITRAPTVGFLVQLIKSTALTSIIGFEELVRTSNAINNATFEPFKVYGLVALIFFLMCFPLTQYARSLERRAATR; from the coding sequence ATGATCGAGTTCACGCTCTGGGACATCGTGCGCAACCTTCTGCTGGCCACACGCTGGACGGTGCTGTTGTCGCTGGCCGCCTTTATCGGCGGCGCGCTGGTCGGCATGGCGGTGCTGTTCTTCCGGATCTCCAAGAACAAATGGAGCCGGCGCCTTGCCTCCGGCTACATCGCCCTGTTCCAGGGGACACCGCTCCTGATGCAGCTGTTCCTGATGTTCTTCGGCCTGCCGATGCTCGGCCTGCGCATCGAGCCATGGACCGCGGCGGTGCTCGGCCTCACCTTCTTCGCCAGCGCCTATCTCGCCGAGATCTGGCGCTCCGGCGTCGATGCCTTGCCGCGCGGCCAGTGGGATGCCGGCGCCAGCCTCGGCCTGCATTATCTGCAGGAACTCAGGCTGATCATCCTGCCACAGGCGTTCTCGATCACCCGCGCGCCGACGGTCGGCTTCCTGGTGCAGCTCATCAAGTCGACGGCGCTGACCTCGATCATCGGCTTCGAGGAGCTGGTGCGGACCTCCAACGCCATCAACAACGCCACCTTCGAACCGTTCAAGGTCTATGGGCTGGTGGCGCTGATCTTCTTCCTCATGTGCTTCCCGCTGACGCAATATGCCCGTTCACTCGAACGGCGCGCGGCGACCCGCTGA
- a CDS encoding ABC transporter permease protein: MIAGHYDAGARKGIKEGPRLQEFVFPGALRQIPGYDEQIRFDGANLGRDRYHKLALCSSEVQIRKVHEGFH; this comes from the coding sequence GTGATTGCCGGGCACTACGATGCGGGGGCCAGGAAGGGAATCAAGGAAGGCCCGCGCCTGCAGGAATTCGTCTTTCCGGGCGCGCTGCGTCAGATCCCCGGATACGACGAGCAGATCAGATTCGACGGCGCGAACCTCGGCCGCGATCGCTACCACAAGCTGGCTCTCTGTTCTTCCGAAGTGCAAATCCGAAAGGTGCACGAGGGTTTTCACTGA